One genomic window of Mucilaginibacter sp. SJ includes the following:
- a CDS encoding DUF5995 family protein produces MEPIAPAQTINQIIEQLEAIIADAIKTDSRAGYFAALYHKVTCKVKEGIQNGEFENPARMEQLDVIFANRYIAAYRCWQQKQPCSNCWRLAFGIFDKSSKLVLQHLLIGMNAHINLDLGVAVVEVARNLNQPLTEVHNDFNSINTILSALTYEVISELNRISPLLSLAGLHAQNNSILIQFALSNARDGAWCFAEDLFTRNGDAYPKQIASRDSDINKLGLGIVNPVGMLRITVWIIHLFEKRDPSKITEILSTYKKTYLKVNQYPADAPK; encoded by the coding sequence ATGGAACCTATTGCACCAGCCCAAACTATTAACCAGATTATTGAACAGTTAGAGGCTATTATTGCCGACGCTATAAAAACCGACAGCCGGGCGGGGTATTTCGCGGCCCTGTACCATAAGGTTACCTGCAAGGTAAAGGAAGGCATCCAAAACGGTGAGTTTGAAAACCCTGCCCGCATGGAACAGCTGGACGTGATCTTCGCCAACAGGTACATCGCGGCCTATCGTTGCTGGCAGCAAAAGCAGCCCTGCTCCAATTGCTGGCGGTTGGCGTTCGGCATTTTTGATAAATCGTCGAAATTGGTATTACAGCACCTGCTCATCGGCATGAACGCGCATATCAACCTTGATTTGGGTGTTGCTGTTGTTGAAGTGGCGCGCAACCTTAACCAACCGCTAACCGAGGTCCATAATGATTTTAATTCCATCAATACTATACTTTCGGCACTTACTTACGAGGTGATCAGCGAGCTGAACCGGATCTCGCCGCTGCTGTCACTGGCGGGCCTGCATGCGCAAAATAATTCCATCCTCATCCAGTTTGCCCTTAGCAACGCCCGCGATGGCGCCTGGTGCTTTGCCGAAGATCTGTTTACCCGTAACGGGGATGCTTATCCTAAGCAGATTGCCAGCAGGGATAGTGATATCAATAAACTGGGACTTGGCATTGTTAACCCGGTTGGGATGCTGCGTATTACCGTATGGATCATTCACCTGTTTGAAAAACGGGACCCATCCAAAATAACTGAGATTTTGAGCACTTATAAAAAGACTTATTTGAAGGTGAACCAATATCCTGCCGATGCGCCGAAATAG